The Candidatus Zixiibacteriota bacterium genome window below encodes:
- a CDS encoding IS30 family transposase, translating into DTYSPWQKGGVENAIGRMRRTLPRKTDLVKLPEEHFVHFIQAYNNTPRKCLDFWTPAEVFWKELLHFKCEFTFPPVRE; encoded by the coding sequence GTGACACCTATTCGCCGTGGCAAAAAGGTGGCGTCGAAAACGCAATCGGGCGTATGCGCCGAACCCTTCCCAGAAAAACTGATCTGGTCAAACTACCGGAGGAACACTTCGTGCATTTCATACAGGCATACAATAACACGCCCCGAAAATGTCTGGACTTTTGGACCCCGGCAGAGGTATTTTGGAAGGAACTGTTGCACTTCAAATGTGAATTCACCTTCCCGCCTGTGCGGGAATGA